A single Pseudomonas brassicacearum DNA region contains:
- a CDS encoding ABC transporter substrate-binding protein produces MVLKKSAAAILFAGLLSVTSQATMAAESVNFVSWGGSTQDAQKQAWADPFSRASGITVVQDGPTDYGKLKAMVESGNVQWDVVDVEADFALRAAAEGLLEPLDFSVIQRDKIDPRFVSDHGVGSFYFSFVLGYNEGKLGAGKPQDWSALFDTKTYPGKRALYKWPSPGVLELALLADGVAADKLYPLDLDRAFKKLDTIKKDIVWWGGGAQSQQLLASGEASLGQFWNGRIYALQQDGAPVGVSWKQNLVMADILVIPKGSKNKAAAMKFLANASSAKGQADFSNLTAYAPVNVDSIARLDSVLAPNLPTAYAKDQITLDFAYWAKNGQDIATRWNEWLVK; encoded by the coding sequence ATGGTGTTGAAGAAAAGTGCAGCCGCAATTCTTTTTGCCGGCCTGTTGAGTGTCACCAGCCAAGCAACGATGGCCGCTGAGAGCGTCAACTTCGTCAGTTGGGGCGGCAGCACCCAGGACGCGCAGAAGCAGGCCTGGGCCGACCCGTTCAGCAGGGCCAGCGGCATCACCGTGGTCCAGGATGGCCCCACCGACTACGGCAAACTCAAGGCCATGGTCGAAAGCGGCAACGTGCAGTGGGACGTGGTCGACGTCGAGGCGGACTTCGCCTTGCGCGCCGCTGCCGAAGGCCTGCTCGAGCCCCTGGACTTCTCGGTTATCCAGCGCGACAAGATCGACCCGCGCTTCGTCTCCGACCACGGCGTCGGTTCGTTCTACTTCTCCTTCGTACTCGGTTACAACGAAGGCAAGCTCGGTGCTGGCAAGCCCCAGGATTGGTCCGCACTGTTCGACACCAAGACCTACCCCGGCAAACGCGCCCTGTACAAATGGCCAAGCCCCGGCGTGCTCGAGCTGGCCCTGCTGGCCGATGGCGTCGCCGCAGACAAGCTCTACCCGCTGGACCTGGACCGCGCCTTCAAGAAACTCGACACCATCAAGAAAGACATCGTCTGGTGGGGCGGTGGCGCGCAGTCGCAACAGTTGCTGGCCTCGGGTGAGGCAAGCCTTGGACAGTTCTGGAACGGTCGCATCTATGCCCTGCAACAGGACGGTGCACCGGTGGGCGTGAGCTGGAAACAGAACCTGGTCATGGCCGACATCCTGGTCATCCCCAAAGGCTCGAAAAACAAGGCCGCAGCCATGAAATTCCTGGCTAACGCCAGCAGCGCCAAGGGCCAGGCCGACTTCTCCAACCTGACGGCCTATGCGCCGGTCAACGTCGACAGCATCGCGCGCCTGGATTCGGTGCTTGCCCCCAACCTGCCGACCGCCTACGCCAAGGATCAGATTACGCTTGATTTCGCGTACTGGGCCAAGAACGGTCAGGACATCGCGACACGGTGGAACGAATGGCTGGTCAAATGA
- a CDS encoding ABC transporter permease produces the protein MKMSATAHRHTGSATGAAGVATAQAVAPQAPSLIQRWRGAGNLLPALLFLGLFFLAPLIGLLLRGVLEPVPGLGNYEQLFANSAYTRVLLNTFSVAGLVTLFSLLLGFPLAWAITLVPRGWGRWMLNIVLLSMWTSLLARTYSWLVLLQASGVINKALMAIGIIDQPLEMVHNLTGVVIGMSYIMIPFIVLPLQATMQAIDPMILQAGSICGASPWTNFFRVFLPLCRPGLFSGGLMVFVMSLGYYVTPALLGGAQNMMLPEFIIQQVQSFLNWGLASAGAALLVAITLVLFYFYLKLQPESPVGASNAR, from the coding sequence ATGAAAATGTCGGCAACGGCACACCGGCACACCGGGAGCGCCACTGGCGCTGCCGGTGTGGCAACCGCCCAGGCCGTTGCACCGCAAGCACCGTCGCTGATACAGCGCTGGCGCGGGGCCGGCAACCTGCTCCCCGCCCTGCTGTTCCTCGGCCTGTTCTTCCTGGCGCCGCTGATCGGCCTGCTGCTGCGCGGGGTGCTGGAGCCCGTGCCTGGGTTGGGCAACTACGAGCAACTGTTCGCCAACTCAGCCTACACCCGGGTGTTGCTCAACACCTTTTCGGTGGCCGGGCTGGTAACGCTGTTCAGCCTGCTGCTGGGTTTCCCCCTGGCCTGGGCCATCACCCTGGTGCCCCGTGGTTGGGGGCGCTGGATGCTGAACATCGTGCTGCTGTCGATGTGGACCAGCCTGCTGGCCCGCACCTACTCCTGGCTGGTGCTGCTGCAAGCCTCCGGGGTGATCAACAAGGCATTGATGGCCATAGGCATCATCGACCAGCCACTGGAGATGGTGCACAACCTCACCGGCGTGGTGATCGGCATGAGCTACATCATGATCCCGTTCATCGTCCTGCCGCTGCAGGCGACCATGCAGGCCATCGACCCGATGATCCTGCAGGCCGGTTCGATCTGCGGCGCCAGCCCCTGGACCAACTTCTTCCGGGTGTTCCTGCCGCTGTGCCGGCCGGGGCTGTTCTCCGGTGGGCTGATGGTGTTCGTGATGTCCCTCGGTTACTACGTGACCCCGGCACTGCTGGGCGGCGCGCAGAACATGATGTTGCCTGAATTCATCATCCAGCAGGTGCAGTCGTTCCTCAATTGGGGCCTGGCCAGCGCCGGCGCCGCCTTGTTGGTGGCGATCACCCTGGTGTTGTTCTACTTCTACCTGAAGCTCCAGCCGGAATCCCCGGTGGGTGCCAGCAACGCGAGGTAA
- a CDS encoding ABC transporter permease yields MLLTPNAMSRRMRFGLYFTTGLIALFLLLPIVFIVLLSFGSSQWLVFPPPGWTLKWYGQFFSNPDWMSAALTSLKVAVLTTVCAVALGLPTAFALVRGRFPGREMLYGLFTLPMIVPLVIIAVAVYALFLKLGYTGTMFAFVVSHVIVALPFTIISIINSLKLFDQSIEDAAVICGASRLQAVFKVTFPAIRPGMVAGALFAFLVSWDEVVLSVMMASPTLQTLPVKMWTTLRQDLTPVIAVASTLLIGLSILVMVIAAALRRRNEISA; encoded by the coding sequence ATGCTCCTGACTCCCAATGCCATGAGCCGGCGCATGCGGTTCGGCCTGTATTTCACCACCGGCCTGATCGCGCTGTTCCTGCTGCTGCCGATCGTGTTCATCGTGCTGCTGTCATTCGGTTCGTCCCAATGGCTGGTCTTCCCGCCACCGGGCTGGACACTCAAATGGTACGGCCAGTTCTTTTCCAATCCCGACTGGATGAGCGCGGCGCTGACCAGCCTCAAGGTCGCGGTACTGACCACTGTCTGCGCCGTGGCGCTGGGCCTGCCGACCGCGTTTGCCCTGGTACGTGGACGCTTCCCGGGTCGGGAAATGCTCTACGGCCTGTTCACCCTGCCGATGATCGTGCCGCTGGTGATCATCGCCGTGGCGGTGTACGCGCTGTTCCTGAAACTGGGTTACACCGGGACGATGTTCGCGTTCGTGGTCAGCCACGTCATCGTCGCACTGCCGTTCACCATCATCTCGATCATCAACTCGCTCAAGCTGTTCGACCAGTCCATCGAGGACGCAGCGGTCATCTGCGGCGCCTCACGCCTGCAAGCGGTGTTCAAGGTGACCTTCCCCGCCATTCGCCCAGGCATGGTCGCCGGCGCCTTGTTCGCGTTCCTGGTGTCGTGGGATGAGGTGGTGCTGAGCGTGATGATGGCCAGCCCGACCCTGCAAACCTTGCCCGTCAAGATGTGGACCACCCTGCGCCAGGACCTGACGCCTGTGATCGCCGTCGCTTCGACGCTGCTGATCGGCCTCTCGATCTTGGTGATGGTGATCGCCGCCGCCCTGCGTCGGCGCAATGAAATCAGCGCCTGA
- a CDS encoding ABC transporter ATP-binding protein: MSAVKDPAQQNNKTLVSLRNLNKHYGDFAAVDDISLEIQDGEFLTFLGSSGSGKSTTLSMLAGFETPSSGEILVGGKSLVNVPPHKRDIGMVFQRYSLFPHLSVRDNIAFPLAIRKLAAAERDRRVDAMLKLVQLEPFAHRRPSQLSGGQQQRVAIARALVYEPRILLMDEPLGALDKKLREDLQDELRQLHRRLGITIVYVTHDQEEAMRLSQRIAIFSHGKIVGLGSGYDLYQNPPNAFVASFLGNSNFLKLKAQGNAVATFEGQSLSIRLTAGLQTGQDVLLMVRPEKALALSVEQAAREPLAAGWNEVSAKVVEVLFLGESQTCSVVTSGGTAMTVKALSSAGMPLKAGDPVRVRWATADACVYTQWAESDLNKAAGAH, encoded by the coding sequence ATGAGTGCCGTCAAAGACCCCGCACAACAGAACAACAAGACCCTGGTCAGCCTGCGCAACCTGAACAAGCACTACGGCGACTTTGCCGCCGTGGACGATATTTCCCTGGAGATCCAGGACGGCGAATTCCTGACCTTCCTCGGCTCCAGCGGCTCGGGCAAGAGCACCACGTTGTCGATGCTGGCCGGGTTTGAAACCCCCAGCAGCGGCGAGATCCTGGTGGGCGGCAAATCCCTGGTCAACGTACCGCCGCACAAACGCGACATCGGCATGGTGTTCCAGCGTTACTCGCTGTTCCCCCATCTGTCGGTGCGCGACAACATTGCCTTTCCGTTGGCGATTCGCAAACTGGCGGCGGCTGAACGTGATCGCCGGGTCGATGCCATGCTCAAGCTGGTGCAGTTGGAACCGTTCGCCCACCGCCGCCCTTCGCAACTGTCCGGCGGCCAGCAGCAGCGTGTAGCAATTGCCCGGGCGCTGGTCTATGAGCCACGCATCCTGCTGATGGATGAACCACTCGGCGCCCTGGACAAAAAGCTCCGTGAAGACTTGCAGGATGAACTGCGCCAATTGCATCGACGCCTGGGCATCACCATCGTCTACGTCACCCATGACCAGGAAGAAGCCATGCGCCTGTCCCAGCGCATCGCCATTTTCAGCCACGGCAAGATCGTCGGCCTGGGCAGCGGCTATGACCTCTACCAGAACCCGCCGAACGCATTCGTGGCCTCGTTTCTGGGCAACTCCAACTTCCTCAAGCTCAAGGCCCAGGGCAACGCGGTGGCGACCTTCGAAGGCCAGTCGCTGTCGATCCGCCTGACCGCCGGCCTGCAAACCGGGCAGGACGTGCTGCTGATGGTGCGCCCGGAAAAAGCCCTCGCCCTGAGCGTCGAACAAGCCGCCCGGGAACCCTTGGCGGCCGGCTGGAATGAGGTCTCGGCCAAGGTCGTCGAAGTGCTGTTCCTGGGTGAAAGCCAGACCTGCAGTGTGGTGACGTCCGGCGGCACGGCCATGACGGTCAAGGCGCTGTCCTCCGCCGGCATGCCACTCAAGGCCGGCGACCCGGTGCGCGTGCGTTGGGCCACCGCCGATGCCTGCGTCTACACCCAATGGGCCGAGAGCGACCTGAACAAAGCCGCGGGGGCCCATTGA
- a CDS encoding flavin reductase family protein encodes MIDASVYKQVMGSFPSGVTVITTLDDDGQIVGLTASAFSSLSMDPALVLFCPNYSSDSYPVLIKNKRFAIHLLSGGQQNEAYAFARKGKDKAQGIEWTLSELGNPLLSNATAIIECELWREYEGGDHAIMVGAVKNLIVPQHTPGPLVYCHGKMGALPVLA; translated from the coding sequence ATGATCGATGCCAGCGTCTACAAACAAGTCATGGGCTCGTTCCCGTCCGGCGTGACCGTGATCACCACCCTCGATGACGACGGGCAAATCGTCGGCCTCACCGCCAGCGCCTTCAGCTCATTGTCGATGGACCCGGCGCTGGTGCTGTTCTGCCCCAACTACAGCTCCGATTCCTACCCGGTACTGATCAAGAACAAGCGCTTCGCCATCCACCTGCTCTCCGGCGGCCAGCAGAATGAAGCCTATGCCTTCGCCCGCAAAGGCAAGGACAAGGCCCAGGGCATCGAATGGACCTTGAGCGAGTTGGGTAACCCGCTGCTGAGCAATGCCACCGCCATCATCGAATGCGAACTGTGGCGCGAGTACGAAGGCGGCGACCACGCCATCATGGTCGGCGCAGTGAAAAACCTGATCGTCCCGCAGCACACACCGGGGCCGCTGGTTTATTGCCACGGCAAGATGGGCGCCCTGCCCGTCCTCGCCTGA
- a CDS encoding LLM class flavin-dependent oxidoreductase, producing the protein MKFSLFVHMERWDESVSHRQLFEDLSELTLLAEAGGFSTVWIGEHHAMEYTISPSPMPLLAYLAGKTTTIHLGAGTIIAPFWHPLRVAGECALLDVISNGRMEVGLARGAYQVEFDRMAGGMPASSGGQALREMVPVVRALWQGDYAHDGEIWKFPTSTSVPKPIRKPHPPMWIAARDPDSHNFAVANGCNVMVTPLMKGDEEVLDLKNKFQAALDNNPDVPRPQLMVLRHTHVHAVDDPEGWKIGAQAISKFYRTFDAWFGNKQVPVNGFLAPSPEEKFAERPEFQLENIRKNTMIGTPQEIIERIKYYQELGVDEFSFWCDNSLPHAEKKKSLELFIQQVVPAFR; encoded by the coding sequence ATGAAATTTTCCCTGTTCGTACACATGGAGCGCTGGGACGAAAGCGTCAGCCATCGCCAGCTGTTCGAAGACCTGAGCGAGCTGACCCTGTTGGCCGAGGCCGGCGGTTTCAGCACCGTGTGGATCGGCGAACACCACGCCATGGAATACACCATCTCGCCGAGCCCGATGCCGCTGCTTGCATACCTGGCCGGCAAGACCACCACCATCCACCTGGGCGCCGGCACCATCATCGCGCCGTTCTGGCACCCGCTGCGGGTGGCCGGCGAATGCGCGCTGCTGGACGTGATCAGCAACGGCCGCATGGAAGTCGGCCTGGCCCGGGGCGCCTATCAGGTGGAGTTCGACCGCATGGCTGGCGGCATGCCGGCCTCCTCCGGCGGCCAGGCCCTGCGTGAGATGGTCCCGGTAGTGCGCGCCCTGTGGCAAGGCGACTACGCCCATGACGGCGAAATCTGGAAGTTTCCCACCTCCACCAGCGTGCCCAAGCCAATCCGCAAACCACACCCGCCGATGTGGATCGCCGCCCGCGACCCGGACTCCCACAACTTCGCCGTCGCCAACGGCTGCAACGTGATGGTCACGCCGTTGATGAAGGGCGATGAAGAAGTCCTGGACCTGAAGAACAAGTTCCAGGCCGCCCTGGACAACAACCCCGACGTGCCACGCCCCCAATTGATGGTGCTGCGCCACACCCACGTCCATGCCGTGGACGATCCGGAAGGCTGGAAGATTGGCGCCCAGGCGATCTCGAAGTTCTATCGCACCTTCGATGCCTGGTTCGGCAACAAGCAAGTGCCGGTCAACGGTTTCCTGGCGCCAAGCCCGGAAGAAAAATTCGCCGAGCGCCCGGAGTTCCAACTGGAAAACATCCGCAAGAACACCATGATCGGCACGCCGCAGGAAATCATCGAGCGGATCAAGTATTACCAGGAACTGGGCGTGGATGAGTTCAGCTTCTGGTGCGACAACAGCCTGCCCCACGCCGAGAAGAAGAAATCCCTGGAACTGTTCATCCAGCAGGTGGTGCCGGCGTTTCGGTGA
- a CDS encoding TonB-dependent siderophore receptor — MASPSWAQGTVELPATDIQGSRVNQDEGYTTSQASTASKSDVPIKEEAQSINVVTPQTLDDYQVRSLSDAMKFVSGVSQGNTLGGSRDSLVKRGFGTNDDGSILRDGVRSNLGHNFSATTDRVEVLKGPASMLYGALEPGGLVNVISKKPEYTQSTTLSGSAYSEGGGTMALDTTGPLGDTGLAYRLIAERGHEDYWRNYGVNESTLVAPSLAWTGERASLNLSYEYNEYSNPFDRGTVFTNGHPADIDYDKRLDEPWAKSVGIRETATARFEYELSEDWKTRVTYGWNNDRYSLSIAQPSLSKTGVFQRAANGAHYDDETRYASWDFMGKQELFGQRHDLLMGVDNQVSDQFRGKTYRGKAQSGFDITSPVYGGLAEPSVISPTQSDLRNQLNSSSVYLKDNWHLDDRWILVLGGRYQHYDQYSDQGLGSDYEVNRDDNGDAFVPFLGLVYKATDTLSLYGNYSRSFKPNDTVDDAGNTFDPEEGRSYEIGAKYDLLPGLNINLALFDIVKKNVVTSTTVNAVTLSEAAGKVGSQGLELDITGRLAERWDLIGTYAYTHTEILDDPKNEGHRLSDAPKHTASLYLSHHLNVPAEFGAWHAGAGARYVGERAANNANDFWLSSYTVADAFLRWESPVLGHKTSLQLNVDNLFDKQYYPSSTGSQLQVNVGEPRTARLSASVTF, encoded by the coding sequence ATGGCAAGCCCTTCGTGGGCGCAGGGCACTGTTGAGCTGCCGGCCACGGACATCCAGGGCAGTCGTGTCAATCAGGACGAGGGCTATACGACGTCGCAAGCCAGCACGGCGAGCAAGAGCGATGTACCGATCAAGGAAGAAGCGCAATCGATCAACGTGGTGACTCCGCAGACCCTGGATGACTATCAGGTGCGTTCGCTGAGCGACGCGATGAAGTTCGTCAGCGGTGTCAGCCAGGGCAACACCCTGGGCGGTTCGCGGGACTCGCTGGTCAAGCGTGGTTTTGGTACCAACGACGACGGCTCGATCCTGCGCGATGGCGTGCGTTCGAACCTGGGGCACAACTTCAGCGCCACCACCGACCGCGTCGAAGTGCTCAAGGGACCGGCCTCGATGCTGTACGGCGCGTTGGAGCCTGGCGGCCTGGTCAACGTCATCAGCAAGAAGCCCGAATACACCCAAAGCACCACGTTGAGCGGTTCGGCCTACAGCGAAGGCGGCGGCACCATGGCCCTGGACACCACCGGGCCGCTGGGCGATACCGGTTTGGCCTATCGCTTGATTGCCGAGCGCGGCCACGAGGACTACTGGCGCAACTATGGCGTCAATGAGAGCACGCTGGTGGCGCCGTCCCTGGCTTGGACGGGGGAGCGGGCTTCGTTGAACCTCAGTTATGAGTACAACGAATACTCCAATCCGTTTGACCGGGGCACGGTGTTCACCAATGGGCATCCGGCCGATATCGATTACGACAAGCGTCTGGATGAGCCTTGGGCCAAGAGCGTGGGAATTCGCGAAACGGCGACGGCGCGCTTTGAGTACGAGCTGAGCGAGGATTGGAAAACGCGGGTCACCTATGGCTGGAACAATGATCGGTACAGTCTTTCGATTGCACAGCCGAGCCTGTCAAAAACCGGTGTTTTTCAGCGGGCCGCCAACGGTGCTCATTACGACGACGAAACTCGTTACGCCAGTTGGGATTTCATGGGTAAGCAGGAGCTGTTCGGTCAGCGTCATGACTTGCTGATGGGCGTTGATAATCAGGTGTCGGATCAGTTTCGTGGCAAGACTTATCGTGGAAAGGCTCAGTCTGGTTTCGATATTACGTCGCCGGTTTATGGCGGTCTGGCTGAGCCCAGTGTGATCAGTCCAACTCAAAGCGACCTGCGCAACCAGTTGAATTCCAGTTCTGTCTATTTGAAGGACAACTGGCATCTCGATGATCGCTGGATTTTGGTATTGGGAGGTCGTTATCAACATTACGATCAATACAGCGACCAGGGACTTGGCAGTGATTACGAAGTCAATCGCGATGACAACGGTGACGCCTTCGTACCATTCCTCGGGCTGGTCTACAAAGCCACCGACACCCTGTCGTTGTACGGCAACTACAGCCGGTCATTCAAGCCAAATGACACCGTGGACGACGCCGGCAATACCTTCGATCCGGAAGAGGGCCGCAGCTATGAAATCGGCGCCAAGTACGATCTGCTACCGGGCTTGAATATCAACCTGGCGCTGTTCGACATCGTGAAGAAAAACGTCGTAACGTCCACCACCGTCAACGCCGTGACTCTGTCGGAAGCCGCAGGCAAGGTCGGCTCGCAAGGCCTGGAACTCGACATCACTGGTCGTCTGGCCGAGCGCTGGGACCTGATCGGTACCTACGCCTATACCCACACAGAAATACTTGATGACCCTAAAAACGAAGGTCACCGTCTCTCCGACGCCCCCAAACACACCGCCAGCCTTTACCTGAGTCACCACCTGAACGTGCCTGCCGAATTCGGTGCCTGGCATGCCGGTGCCGGCGCCCGCTACGTCGGCGAACGCGCGGCCAACAACGCCAACGACTTCTGGCTCAGCAGCTACACCGTAGCCGACGCCTTCCTGCGCTGGGAGTCGCCCGTGCTGGGGCACAAGACCTCGTTGCAACTGAACGTCGACAACCTCTTCGACAAGCAGTACTACCCGTCATCTACCGGCAGCCAACTGCAAGTCAATGTCGGTGAACCACGTACCGCTCGCCTGAGTGCCAGCGTAACGTTCTGA